In Maridesulfovibrio sp., the genomic stretch AGAGCTTAAGCGCAATGCTTCACTGGTGAATATCCTCAAGCTGTTGCACAAGAATTATCTACAGGCTGACGATGTAGAAGGTATCGCCAAGATCAGGACTGATATTGAGTCCGGTAAATTCCCGGTTCTCCCCCCTAAAAAACTTTTTGGCCATCTCGAAGAAGAAGGCGCGCTTTTCCTGAATACTGCATTGACCTGCCAGATTGATAATTCCGGTAGCCATACTGAAATATGGAGAGAGTTCAGCAGCGCACTCCTGCAATATATTGCCCAAAAAAACATGGCCGCAAAATGGCTGCTTTGGGGCAAGGATGCACAGGAATTTGCAGCATTCGTACCCGAAGACCAGAAAAAGACCAGCTATCACCCGCGACTGTTCAACAAAACCCCCGGTTCCTTTCTTGGTGAAAATCATTTCGCCGACTGTTCGGAAATCAACTGGGTAAAATAGAAATTTGACTCTATCGCGGTTTTTATTGCGCATAATCCTGATAATAACGAGCTCGTAGGGCAAATAAAAGGTTTTGGGATTCTAACACCCTTTAGCAAAAGGGTTTTAGCCCCTGGATGGCACCGCGGTGGCGCAGCCGGATGCAAGCCTTGGCTATCGGACCGATATATACTATGATACCGCGCACGTTATTTTTGAATTAGCTGCCAAACTGAATAAATCAGGTGAAAAATGATTAATAGAAAAAAGACCCGTGAGCTGTTCATCGGGGATGTGGGTATTGGCGGGGACAATCCGATCAGGGTTCAGTCCATGTGCAATACCGACACCCGCGATGCTCTTTCCACCCGTGCTCAGATCGACGCTCTGGCAGAGGCCGGATGTGAGATTGTACGCGTTGCCGTGCCGGACGCAGAGGCAGCCAAAGCCCTGCCGCAGATTCGTAAAGGTTCCCCGGTTCCGCTGGTGGCCGATATCCATTTTGATTATCGCCTTGCTCTCGCAGCTCTGGAAGCTGGTATTGACGCCCTGCGCATCAACCCCGGTAACATCGGCGGTGAGGATAAGGTCGATACTGTGGTCGCAGCAGCCAAGGAACGCAATGTCCCTATCCGCATCGGCGTGAACGGCGGTTCGCTGGACAAATCACTGCTTGCCAAGTATGGCGGTCCGACCCCGGAAGCAATGGTCGAAAGTGCTTTGCAACACGTGGCTCTGCTGGAAAAAAGGAATTTCTATAACACCAAGATTTCACTTAAATCTTCATCGGTGCTGAACACCATTGCCGCTTACAAACTGCTTTCCGAGAAAGTGGATTACCCTCAGCACGTCGGCATCACCGAGGCCGGGACTCTGGTTCGCGGCGCGGTAAAATCTTCTGTGGGGTTGGGTATCCTGTTCTGGGAAGGACTTGGCGACACCATGCGCGTTTCGCTGACCCATGACCCGGTGGCGGAAGTCGGTGTTGCATGGGAAATCCTGCGTTCATTGGGACTTCGTGAACGCGGCCCCGAAATTGTTTCCTGCCCGACCTGCGGCCGTACTGAAATCGACTTAATTGGGCTGGCCCAGAAAGTGGAAGACAATTTGCGCGGCGTGAAGGAAAGCTTCACCGTTGCGGTCATGGGCTGTGTTGTAAACGGTCCCGGAGAAGCCCGCGAAGCCGACATCGGCATTGCCGGGGGCCGGGGACTTGGTATCATTTTCCGCAAGGGCGAAGTTATCCGCAAAGTCAAGGGTGACGAGAACCTGCTGCCAGAATTTATGAAAGAAATTGAAATATTCCTGAAAGAAAAGAGAGGACAATAAATGCGTTTAAGCCGTTTCTATATTCCCACTTTGAAAGAAGACCCTTCCGAAGCGGAAGTAGTCTCCCATAAACTGCTCATGCGTGCGGGTATGATCCGCAAGCTGACCAGCGGTATTTACAGCTATCTGCCGCTGGGCCTTAAATCCGTAAACAAGGTTGCCGCCATCGTTCGTGAAGAAATGAACCGTGCTGGGGCATTAGAAGTGCTTCTGCCCATGGTTCAGCCCGGCGACCTCTGGCAGGAGACAGGGCGTTGGGATTACTACGGCAAGGAACTGCTGCGCGTTAAAGACCGTCATGGTCGTGATTACTGCCTCGGACCTACTCACGAAGAAGTTATTACCGACCTTGTGCGCGGTGAAGTAAAATCCTACAAGCAGCTCCCGCTGAACCTTTACCAGATTCAGACCAAATTCCGTGACGAAATTCGTCCTCGCTTCGGCCTGATGCGTGGTCGTGAATTTATCATGAAAGATGCTTACTCTTTTGATAAAGACGAAGCCGGCGCAGAAGAGTCCTATCGCGGAATGTTCGAAGCATATAAAAAAGCTTTCGCCCGCATCGGCCTGAACTTCCGCCCTGTACAGGCTGATTCCGGTGCTATCGGCGGTGATTTCTCCCATGAATTTCACGTGCTGGCTGAGACCGGTGAAGATACCATCGCAGTCTGCAAAGACGAAAAATGCGGTTATGCAGCGAACCTCGAAAAAGCGAAGATTGCAGCGCCTGCTGGTGAATCCATGCTTAAAGCCGAGTGTCCCGCCATTGAAGAAGTTGCTACGCCCGGTAAGCATACTGTGGAAGAAGTCTGCGAATTCCTCGGTGTAAGTCAGGACAAGCTGGTTAAGACTCTGCTTTTCACCGTTGACGGTGAGCCTGTTGCTGCACTGGTGCGCGGTGACCGCGAACTGAACGACGTAAAGCTGCGCAACCTTGTCGGCGGAAATGAGATCGAAATGGCAAGCGAAGAGCAGGTCAAGGAATGGACCGGCGCTCCTGTCGGTTTTGCCGGACCTGTGGGTCTCAAGATTGAGCGTATTTTTGCTGACCATGAGCTGCTTTCCGCAACCGATTGGATTGCCGGTGCCAATAAGGGCGATACCCATATCAGACACCTTTCCCTCGGCCGCGACTGCAAGATCGAACAGTTTGCTGACCTGCGTGTGATTACCGAAGCTGACCCCTGCCCCGAGTGCGGCGCAGCTATCGAGTTCACCAAGGGTATTGAAGTTGGACACGTTTTCAAACTTGGTTCCAAATACTCCAAGTCCATGGAAGCTACTTTCCTTGATGAAAACGGCAAAAGCCAGCCGATGGTTATGGGTTGCTACGGTATTGGTGTTTCCCGTATTGTTGCTTCCGCCATTGAGCAGAACAACGACGAGAACGGTGCCATCTTCCCGCCGACCATCGCGCCTTTTGAACTCTGCGTAATCTCCCTTGGCGGTAAGGACGCGGCAGTTAACGAAAAGGCCGAAGAGCTTTATAACGAATTGATGGAGATGGGAATCGACGCAGCTTACGATGATCGTAGTGAGCGGCCGGGCGTAAAATTTGCCGATGCCGATCTGATCGGTTACCCTATGCAGCTGGTTATCGGCGGCAAGGGACTCAAGAACGGTATTGTGGAAGCTAAGAACCGCAAGACCGGTGAAAAGATCGAACTGCCCCTTGAAGGTTTTACTGAAGCTTTTAAAGCATGGCGTGCTGAAATATGGCAGTCCTGGGGATTGGAATCTAAGTAATTTAATGGGTTTGGTGCTGCCAAACAGCACCAAACCCATAATAATAATATGAAAATATTCTCAGTAACTGACATTACCCGAGCTGTTAAAGATGTTCTGGAAACAGAATTTCCTTTTATATGGGTGCGGGGTCAGGTTACAAATTTAGCCCGGCCTGCATCCGGGCATATTTATTTTACGCTCACCGACGGTGACGCGGGACTCTCCGTGGTCTGGTTCAAAGGCAACCAGCGCACCGGCGTAGGGGACGGCGAAGAAACAATAAATCCGCTAACCGGAGAGATTGAGTCCGGCAGTCCGCTTGAGCTTGAAGACGGTATGGAGATTCTCTGCGCCGGACACATGAATGTATACCCGCCGCGCGGGGTGTACCAGCTTGTAGCAGAGCTGGTACAGGAGCAGGGCGTCGGTGATTTGAAGCTGGCCTTCGAGGCCATGAAGCGAAAGCTTGCCGAGAAAGGCTACTTTGATGATGACCGCAAAATGGAAATTCCCCGTTCCCCGAAAAGGGTTGCGGTAGTTACCGCTCCTACGGGAGCGGCAGTGCGGGACTTCCTGAAGATAGCTGAAGTCCGCGGAACCGGAGCTGAAATACGAATTTACCCGACTTTGGTTCAGGGTGATCTTGCTCCGGGCCAGATCGCGCAGGCTCTTGATGCTGTGGGCGAAGACGGATGGGCTGAGGTCGCCGTACTGATTCGAGGCGGAGGTTCACTGGAAGACTTGTGGGCCTTTAATACCGAGCAGGTGGCTGATGCACTGTTTCGTTCCACTGTTCCGGTGGTCTGTGGTGTAGGGCATGAGGTTGATGTTTCCATTGCAGACTACGTTGCTGATAAGCGGGTGGCCACACCCAGCCATGCTGCGCAGGAACTCTGGCCCCGGCGTGAAATATTGATGCAGAGTGTCGATGAACTTGATTTCGCTTTGAAACGAAGCTTTGAAAATTTTTTACATATACGCGAATCCAGTCTGGGAAATTTGCAGAAAGGATTGAGCTGGCTTTCTCCGGCGCAACGTATTGAACGGCTGCTGACTTCATTTGATGAGGAATGGGCGCGCCTGGACCGTGTTGTTGCCAAGTTTGTTGAAGCTAAAAGCGATACAGTTGAGATTCTTTTGCGACGGTTATCCTTTGCCTTTGGTGAAGAGAGGATAATGCGTATGGAACAGGAATTTTCCGGACTGGAAAGCAGGTTTGCGCGTGCTGCTGATTCCTTTTTTAAAGATAAAAGGTCCGAATTTGAAAATGTGGCCACATCATTGCGTATGCTGGACCCGGAAAGTCCGCTGGAACGGGGATATTCACTCGTCACAGTGGAAAAGAGCGGTGCTTTCCTGCGCAGTCCGGGTGAAGTTGCAGATGGTGATTCCATCAGGGTGCGGGTGAAATCCGGCGAAATCCGGGCAAGAGTTACATCTGAATAATTTGTGGAGATTCTTAAAAATGAACCGAAATAGACAATTCCGAATCGCTTTTTTGACCCTGCTGATACTTTTAGTTTGCGCATCCTCAGCGTTTGCTTCGGTCTATCTGGCCTATCCCAAGAAAGTAGGCCTCGGAGAGCCTTTTATGGTCAGGGTAACTTCCGATAAGCCTTTTTCATCTGTGGAGATTAACTGGAAGGGCAAAAGTGTCAACCCTGAGATCAGGAATTGGAAAGGCCGTTCTGTCGCGCTGGCAATGTTAGGTACAGATGTGCTTTCTGATAAACCCGGACGCGATAAGATCGTGATTAAAACTGTTTCCAACGGGGAAGAGCGAAACTTCGGCCGGACGGTCAGGATTCAGAAAAAAAAGTATAAAATTCAGCGCCTGACTCTGCCCGAGAAAATGGTTACTCCGCCGAAGGAGGTCTATGAAAAGATCGCGCGGGACCGTAAAGAGGTAAACGCAGCCAAGGCAACCATGAGTGCGGAACGAAAATGGTATGTTCCTTTTAACCGTCCTACTAAGGGGGCGCAGTCCAGTCCTTACGGAGCGCAGCGAATCTTGAACGGAAAGCCGAAGAACCCGCACCGTGGTCTAGATTTTAGGGGTGCGAAAGGAACTTCCGTTAAGGCCATGGCCGACGGAAAAGTTGTCCTTGTCGGTAATCACTATTACGCCGGTAATTCAATTTATGTTGACCACGGCAACGGAGTGGTCACTATGTATTTCCATCTTTCCCGGATAGATGTTAAGGAAGGCGACATGGTTGAGCGTGGTCAGCTTCTCGGAGGCATCGGCTCGACCGGAAGGGTGACCGGACCGCACCTGCACCTGAGTGTATCTGTACAGGGCAAACTGGTTGACCCTAACTACTTAATGCACAAAACAACTGATCAACTGCTTGGTATCAAATAGATATATATATGGCTGATAAAACATTTGAAGAACGTCTGGACCGCTTGAAGGCGATAGTTGCATCACTTGAAAAAGGTGATTTGCCTCTCGAGGAAGGAGTGGCTCTCTTTAAAGAAGGGCAGACTCTTTCAAAGGAATGCGCCATACAGCTGGAAAAGGCCCGCAACGAAGTAAAAATAGTTACTGGCGACGAAGTTGAAGACTTTGACGTTGATACAGAAGAGGATACAGCTGATGACTGTTAAAGAAAAACTCGCAGTACATGCTGCGGATGTTGAAAAATATCTGGGTGGATGTCTTAAGGATAAGGGGATTCCAGAAAATCTTCTTGAATCCATGGAATACAGCCTGATGGCTGGAGGTAAGCGCCTTCGCCCTGTGCTGGTTCTGGTCTGGGCCAAGATGCTCGGAGCGGGCAAAGAAGCGGTTATGCCATTTGCTGCAAGCCTTGAGATGATTCATACTTATTCGCTGATTCATGATGATCTTCCGGCTATGGATGATGATGATCTGCGCCGCGGTAAGCCCTCAAACCATAAGCAGTTTGACGAAGCTACCGCTATCCTTGCCGGTGACGGGCTGCTTACCGAAGCTTTCGGTTTCATGGCCAAGGCTGATGCTCCTGCCGAGTATGTTATTGAAGCGATATCCCTTATGGCTCAATCTGCTGGCAGCGCAGGCATGGTCGGCGGTCAGGTCGTTGATATGAGTTACACCGGCCGAGAAGGTGTTACCCTTGACGAGCTTAAAATTATGCACTCCATGAAAACCGGGGCCCTCATTCTTTCTGCTTGTAAATCAGGCGCAATTCTGGCTAAAGGAGCAGAGGCGACTGAAGATGATGTCAGAAGGGCGGAGGAATATGGACGGCTCATCGGCGTAGCATTTCAGATAGTGGATGATGTGCTGGATGTTGTCGGCGATGAAGCTACCCTGGGTAAACCTGTAGGCAGTGACATCGAACAGGGTAAATCTACTTACCCCAGCCTGATCGGACTTGAAGAAAGTAAAGAGCTGGCCCGTAAATACGTTGATGAGGCCATAGAGCTGCTTTCGCCTTATTCAGGTGAAGAGGCCGAGTTCCTCACCGAACTGGCCCGTTACATAGTAGACCGGGTTTGCTAGAATTTTAGCATCCCCG encodes the following:
- a CDS encoding proline--tRNA ligase: MRLSRFYIPTLKEDPSEAEVVSHKLLMRAGMIRKLTSGIYSYLPLGLKSVNKVAAIVREEMNRAGALEVLLPMVQPGDLWQETGRWDYYGKELLRVKDRHGRDYCLGPTHEEVITDLVRGEVKSYKQLPLNLYQIQTKFRDEIRPRFGLMRGREFIMKDAYSFDKDEAGAEESYRGMFEAYKKAFARIGLNFRPVQADSGAIGGDFSHEFHVLAETGEDTIAVCKDEKCGYAANLEKAKIAAPAGESMLKAECPAIEEVATPGKHTVEEVCEFLGVSQDKLVKTLLFTVDGEPVAALVRGDRELNDVKLRNLVGGNEIEMASEEQVKEWTGAPVGFAGPVGLKIERIFADHELLSATDWIAGANKGDTHIRHLSLGRDCKIEQFADLRVITEADPCPECGAAIEFTKGIEVGHVFKLGSKYSKSMEATFLDENGKSQPMVMGCYGIGVSRIVASAIEQNNDENGAIFPPTIAPFELCVISLGGKDAAVNEKAEELYNELMEMGIDAAYDDRSERPGVKFADADLIGYPMQLVIGGKGLKNGIVEAKNRKTGEKIELPLEGFTEAFKAWRAEIWQSWGLESK
- the xseA gene encoding exodeoxyribonuclease VII large subunit → MKIFSVTDITRAVKDVLETEFPFIWVRGQVTNLARPASGHIYFTLTDGDAGLSVVWFKGNQRTGVGDGEETINPLTGEIESGSPLELEDGMEILCAGHMNVYPPRGVYQLVAELVQEQGVGDLKLAFEAMKRKLAEKGYFDDDRKMEIPRSPKRVAVVTAPTGAAVRDFLKIAEVRGTGAEIRIYPTLVQGDLAPGQIAQALDAVGEDGWAEVAVLIRGGGSLEDLWAFNTEQVADALFRSTVPVVCGVGHEVDVSIADYVADKRVATPSHAAQELWPRREILMQSVDELDFALKRSFENFLHIRESSLGNLQKGLSWLSPAQRIERLLTSFDEEWARLDRVVAKFVEAKSDTVEILLRRLSFAFGEERIMRMEQEFSGLESRFARAADSFFKDKRSEFENVATSLRMLDPESPLERGYSLVTVEKSGAFLRSPGEVADGDSIRVRVKSGEIRARVTSE
- a CDS encoding farnesyl diphosphate synthase; translation: MTVKEKLAVHAADVEKYLGGCLKDKGIPENLLESMEYSLMAGGKRLRPVLVLVWAKMLGAGKEAVMPFAASLEMIHTYSLIHDDLPAMDDDDLRRGKPSNHKQFDEATAILAGDGLLTEAFGFMAKADAPAEYVIEAISLMAQSAGSAGMVGGQVVDMSYTGREGVTLDELKIMHSMKTGALILSACKSGAILAKGAEATEDDVRRAEEYGRLIGVAFQIVDDVLDVVGDEATLGKPVGSDIEQGKSTYPSLIGLEESKELARKYVDEAIELLSPYSGEEAEFLTELARYIVDRVC
- a CDS encoding exodeoxyribonuclease VII small subunit, which codes for MADKTFEERLDRLKAIVASLEKGDLPLEEGVALFKEGQTLSKECAIQLEKARNEVKIVTGDEVEDFDVDTEEDTADDC
- the ispG gene encoding flavodoxin-dependent (E)-4-hydroxy-3-methylbut-2-enyl-diphosphate synthase, whose product is MINRKKTRELFIGDVGIGGDNPIRVQSMCNTDTRDALSTRAQIDALAEAGCEIVRVAVPDAEAAKALPQIRKGSPVPLVADIHFDYRLALAALEAGIDALRINPGNIGGEDKVDTVVAAAKERNVPIRIGVNGGSLDKSLLAKYGGPTPEAMVESALQHVALLEKRNFYNTKISLKSSSVLNTIAAYKLLSEKVDYPQHVGITEAGTLVRGAVKSSVGLGILFWEGLGDTMRVSLTHDPVAEVGVAWEILRSLGLRERGPEIVSCPTCGRTEIDLIGLAQKVEDNLRGVKESFTVAVMGCVVNGPGEAREADIGIAGGRGLGIIFRKGEVIRKVKGDENLLPEFMKEIEIFLKEKRGQ
- a CDS encoding M23 family metallopeptidase; its protein translation is MNRNRQFRIAFLTLLILLVCASSAFASVYLAYPKKVGLGEPFMVRVTSDKPFSSVEINWKGKSVNPEIRNWKGRSVALAMLGTDVLSDKPGRDKIVIKTVSNGEERNFGRTVRIQKKKYKIQRLTLPEKMVTPPKEVYEKIARDRKEVNAAKATMSAERKWYVPFNRPTKGAQSSPYGAQRILNGKPKNPHRGLDFRGAKGTSVKAMADGKVVLVGNHYYAGNSIYVDHGNGVVTMYFHLSRIDVKEGDMVERGQLLGGIGSTGRVTGPHLHLSVSVQGKLVDPNYLMHKTTDQLLGIK
- a CDS encoding uracil-DNA glycosylase — encoded protein: MRVNFCLSSYEVHESWRGFFTLPRMMELDRISSSIGNDFTPNADKVLRFCQTDLSKVKVIILGQDPYPQMGVATGRAFEVGDIQNWAELKRNASLVNILKLLHKNYLQADDVEGIAKIRTDIESGKFPVLPPKKLFGHLEEEGALFLNTALTCQIDNSGSHTEIWREFSSALLQYIAQKNMAAKWLLWGKDAQEFAAFVPEDQKKTSYHPRLFNKTPGSFLGENHFADCSEINWVK